A single genomic interval of Bradyrhizobium sp. sBnM-33 harbors:
- the argJ gene encoding bifunctional glutamate N-acetyltransferase/amino-acid acetyltransferase ArgJ — protein MSTTVSPLAPTDVPEMPAIAGVKLATAAAGIRYKGRTDVLLAVMDKGTTVAGVFTKSKCPSAPVEWCRAKLGRGARALVVNSGNANAFTGKTGRQSTALTASIAAKAVGCSANEVFLASTGVIGEPLDATKFNGVLGTLAEQAAPDEWMAAAKAIMTTDTFPKVATATVKLGKTKVTINGMAKGAGMIAPDMATMLSFVFTDAPLSSAVLQSLLKSGVEDTFNAITIDSDTSTSDTLLAFATGAAAADGAPKINRASDPRLNAFAKAFQGVLANLAEQVARDGEGARKLVEVIVEGATTKNSARKIAMSIANSPLVKTAIAGEDANWGRVVMAVGKAGEPANRDKLSISFNGIRVAKSGARDPSYNEAEVSEVMKNPKIQIKVALGLGKGRDRVLTCDLTKEYVAINGDYRS, from the coding sequence ATGTCCACTACCGTCTCTCCCCTCGCCCCGACCGATGTCCCCGAGATGCCCGCGATTGCGGGCGTGAAGCTTGCGACGGCGGCCGCCGGCATCCGCTACAAGGGGCGCACCGACGTGCTGCTCGCCGTCATGGACAAGGGCACCACGGTTGCCGGCGTGTTCACCAAATCGAAATGCCCGTCTGCGCCGGTGGAATGGTGCCGCGCCAAACTCGGCCGCGGCGCCCGCGCGCTGGTGGTCAATTCCGGCAACGCCAACGCGTTCACCGGCAAGACCGGCCGCCAGTCGACGGCACTGACGGCCTCGATCGCCGCAAAAGCTGTCGGCTGCAGCGCCAACGAGGTGTTTCTTGCCTCTACCGGGGTGATCGGCGAGCCGCTCGATGCCACCAAGTTCAACGGCGTGCTTGGCACGCTCGCCGAGCAAGCTGCGCCGGACGAATGGATGGCCGCAGCCAAGGCCATCATGACAACTGATACCTTCCCGAAGGTCGCGACCGCCACGGTGAAGCTCGGCAAGACCAAGGTCACGATCAACGGCATGGCCAAGGGCGCCGGCATGATCGCGCCCGACATGGCGACCATGCTGTCTTTCGTGTTCACCGACGCGCCGCTGTCGTCCGCCGTGCTGCAGTCGCTGCTCAAGAGCGGCGTCGAAGACACTTTCAATGCCATCACCATCGACAGCGATACCTCGACCTCGGATACGCTCTTGGCCTTCGCCACCGGCGCGGCTGCTGCCGATGGCGCGCCGAAGATCAACCGCGCCAGCGATCCGCGCCTGAATGCGTTTGCCAAGGCCTTCCAGGGTGTGCTGGCCAACCTTGCCGAACAGGTGGCCCGCGACGGCGAAGGCGCGCGCAAGTTGGTCGAGGTGATCGTCGAAGGCGCGACCACCAAGAACTCCGCGCGCAAGATCGCCATGTCGATCGCGAATTCGCCGCTGGTGAAGACCGCGATCGCCGGCGAGGATGCCAATTGGGGCCGCGTGGTGATGGCGGTCGGCAAGGCCGGCGAGCCCGCCAACCGCGACAAGCTTTCGATCTCGTTCAACGGCATTCGCGTCGCCAAGAGCGGCGCGCGCGATCCGTCCTACAACGAGGCGGAGGTTTCCGAGGTGATGAAGAACCCCAAGATCCAGATCAAGGTCGCGCTTGGCCTCGGCAAGGGCCGCGACCGCGTGCTGACCTGCGACCTCACCAAGGAATATGTCGCGATCAATGGCGATTACCGTTCGTAA
- the mutT gene encoding 8-oxo-dGTP diphosphatase MutT: MADIKLTLVVACALVDTDKRVLITQRPEGKALAGLWEFPGGKVEPGERPEQTLIRELHEEIGIDVSEPCLAPLTFASYAYESFHLLMPLYICRRWEGMVIAREGQQLAWVRANRLRDYPMPPADIPLIPHLIDLLM, encoded by the coding sequence ATGGCTGACATCAAGCTTACTCTGGTCGTCGCCTGCGCCCTCGTCGATACCGACAAGCGCGTGCTGATCACGCAGCGGCCGGAAGGCAAGGCGCTCGCGGGTTTGTGGGAATTTCCCGGCGGCAAGGTCGAGCCCGGCGAGCGGCCGGAGCAGACCTTGATCCGCGAACTGCATGAGGAGATCGGAATCGATGTCAGCGAGCCCTGCCTGGCGCCGCTGACCTTTGCCAGCTACGCCTACGAAAGCTTTCATCTGTTGATGCCGCTCTACATCTGCCGGCGCTGGGAAGGCATGGTGATAGCGCGCGAGGGCCAGCAACTGGCCTGGGTCCGCGCCAACAGACTGCGCGATTACCCGATGCCGCCCGCGGACATTCCGCTGATCCCGCATCTGATCGACTTGTTGATGTGA
- a CDS encoding peptidylprolyl isomerase yields the protein MTTSFPETKTGLRFGTAAASRGSLAAMACLAAVLAAGLPVRAQDNPVLAKVNGAEIRQSDVALAEEELGPSLAQMDPATKKDNVLAFLIDLKIVAKAAEDKKVENSEDFKKRLAFTRSRLLMDSLLATEGKAATTEAAMKQVYEEASKQITGEAEVHARHILVETEDEAKAIAEELKKGGDFAELAKKKSKDPGASDGGDLGFFTKEQMVPEFSAVAFALEPGKISDPVKSQFGWHLIKVEEKRARKAPEFEQVKAQIETYVTRKAQAEYVAKLREAAKVERMDKPAEATKPDAAKPADSKMAPAKK from the coding sequence ATGACCACCTCGTTCCCGGAAACGAAAACCGGCCTGCGCTTCGGCACGGCCGCCGCCTCACGGGGTTCTTTGGCCGCAATGGCCTGTTTGGCTGCGGTTCTTGCCGCCGGCCTGCCGGTTCGCGCCCAGGACAACCCCGTTCTCGCCAAGGTTAACGGTGCGGAGATCCGCCAGAGCGACGTCGCGCTGGCGGAAGAGGAACTCGGCCCCAGCCTCGCGCAAATGGACCCGGCGACCAAGAAGGACAATGTGCTGGCCTTCCTGATCGACCTGAAGATCGTCGCCAAGGCCGCCGAGGACAAGAAGGTCGAGAATTCCGAGGACTTCAAGAAGCGCCTGGCGTTCACGCGCAGCCGCCTGCTGATGGACAGCCTGCTCGCTACCGAGGGCAAGGCAGCGACCACCGAAGCGGCCATGAAGCAGGTCTATGAAGAGGCGTCCAAGCAGATCACCGGCGAAGCGGAAGTCCACGCCCGGCACATCCTCGTCGAGACCGAGGACGAGGCCAAGGCGATCGCGGAAGAGCTGAAGAAGGGCGGCGACTTCGCCGAATTGGCGAAGAAGAAGTCCAAGGACCCCGGCGCCTCCGATGGCGGCGATCTCGGCTTCTTCACCAAGGAACAGATGGTGCCGGAATTCTCCGCTGTCGCCTTCGCGCTCGAACCCGGCAAGATCTCCGATCCCGTCAAGTCGCAATTCGGCTGGCACCTCATCAAGGTCGAGGAAAAGCGCGCCCGCAAGGCGCCCGAGTTCGAGCAGGTCAAGGCCCAGATCGAGACCTATGTGACGCGCAAGGCGCAGGCCGAATACGTCGCCAAGCTGCGCGAAGCTGCCAAGGTCGAGCGCATGGACAAGCCGGCCGAGGCCACCAAGCCGGATGCCGCAAAGCCCGCGGATTCCAAGATGGCGCCGGCGAAGAAGTAA